The Kosakonia sp. SMBL-WEM22 sequence AACATCAACGGCCAACCGGTGAATTACAAAGTGTATGAGACTAAAGATGTCAACGCCTTTGCCATGGCGAACGGCTGCATCCGCGTCTACAGCGGGCTGATGGATATGATGACCGACAATGAGGTCGAAGCGGTGATTGGTCACGAAATGGGCCACGTTGCGCTCGGCCATGTGAAGAAAGGGATGCAGGTGGCGCTCGGCACCAACGCGGTGCGTGCAGCGGCTGCCTCGGCGGGTGGCATCGTCGGCAGCCTCTCCCAGTCGCAGCTCGGCGCGCTTGGGGAAAAACTGGTCAACTCACAGTTCTCCCAGCGTCAGGAGTCGGAAGCGGATGACTACTCTTACGATCTGCTGCGCAAGCGCGGTATCAACCCGGTTGGCTTAGCCACCAGCTTCGAAAAGCTGGCGAAGATGGATCAGGGCCGTCAAAGCTCAATGTTTGACGATCACCCGGCGTCGGAAGCCCGTGCCCAGCACATTCGCGAGCGTATGGCCGCAGACGGCATCAAGTAATCAATAAAGGAGGCGCTTGCCTCCTTTTTATTATGCCCGCATCGCGGATAAAAAAATCCCCTCCGGGACTGACCGGGAGGGGATTGATTTCATTGCGGCTCACGCCGTGAGATGAGGTTACTCATCTTCCAGATATGTGTAGCCGTAGAGACCCGCTTCGAACTCTTCGAGGAACTGCTGCTGCAGCGCATCGTCCAGCCCGGTCTCTTTAACCTGATCGCGGAACTGGGTTAACAGCTTGCCCGGATCGAGCTGCACGTACTCCAGCATATCGGCCACGGTATCGCCTTCGTCAGAGAGCTCCACTTCCACGCTGCCATCAGGAAAGACGAACACGTCAACCGCTTCGGTATCACCGAACAGGTTGTGCATGTTGCCGAGGATCTCCTGATAGGCACCGACCATAAAGAAGCCCAGCATCGGCGGGTTATCCGGATCGTACTCCGGCATCGGCATCGTTGTGGCAATACCGTCACCATCGACATAGTGATCGATAGCACCGTCAGAGTCACAGGTAATATCCAGCAGTACCGCGCGGCGCTCCGGCGCATGGTTCAATCCCTCCAGCGGCAGCACCGGGAAGAGCTGATCGATACCCCACGCATCCGGCATCGACTGGAACAGCGAGAAGTTGACGTACATCTTGTCCGCCATACGCTCCTGCAGTTCGTCGATAATCGGACGGTGCGCACGGTTGCTCGGATCGAGCTGCTTCTGCACTTCATGGCACATATTGAGGTAGAGCTGCTCAGCCCACGCGCGCTCTTGCAGGCTAAAGGCACCGGAAGAGTAACCGACGTGAATATCGTGCAGATCCATCTGGCTGTCATGCAGCCACTCGCGCAGCGAACGGCGCGTGCCCGGCTCGTGCATCTCCTGCCAGGTTTCCCACATGCTTTGCAGCGCGCGCGGCGCATCTTCCGCCGGCGGAGTGGCCGGGGTGTATTCGTTGCGCTCTACGCCGATGATATTGGAGACCAGCACCGTATGGTGCGCAGTGACCGCGCGTCCCGATTCGGTGATCACCGTCGGGTGCGGCAAACCGTGCTCTTCGCAGGCATCGCCAATCGCCCAGATAATGTTGTTAGCGTACTCATTCAGGCCGTAGTTAACGGAGCAGTCGGATTGCGAACGGGTGCCCTCGTAATCCACACCCAGTCCGCCGCCGACGTCAAAGCACTGAATATTTACGCCCAGCTTGTGCAGCTCAACGTAGAAGCGGGCTGATTCACGCACGCCGGTGGCGATATCGCGAATATTGGCCATCTGCGAACCGAGGTGGAAGTGCAGCAGCTGAATGCTATCCAGACGGCCGCGCTCACGCAGGATCTCAACAAGTTGCAGCACCTGCGTCGCCGCCAGACCAAACTTCGACTTCTCACCGCCGGAGGATTGCCATTTGCCGGAGCCTTGCGATGCCAGACGCGCCCGCACACCAAGGCGCGGGATGACATTCAGGCGTTCAGCTTCTTCCAGCACGATGGCAATTTCGCTCATCTTCTCAATCACCAGATAGACCTTATGGCCCATCTTCTCGCCAATCAGCGCCAGGCGGATGTATTCACGGTCTTTATAGCCGTTACAGACGATCACCGAACGGGTCATGCCTGCATGGGCGAGCACCGCCATCAGTTCCGCTTTTGAACCCGCTTCCAGCCCCAGCGGTTCGCCAGAGTGGATCAGGGATTCAATGACGCGACGGTGCTGGTTAACCTTGATCGGGTAAACCAGGAAGTAGTCGCCGTTATAGCCATAAGATTCACGCGCGCGTTTAAAGGCGGCGTTAATCGAACGCAGACGGTGTTGCAGGATCTGCGGGAAGCAGAAGAGCGCCGGTAAACGCTGCCCCTGCGCTTCACGCACTTTCACCAGCTGTGCCAGATCGACACGCGCCTCGGGGACATCCGGATCGGGGCACACGCTGATGTGGCCCAGCTCATTGACGTCATAGTAGTTATTGCCCCACCAGGCAATATTGTAAGTCCGTAGCATCTTGCTGGCTTCCTGGGAGCTCATCGCTACCTCCTGCATGGAACGTAGTGCACCTTGTTCGCCTGCTGACGAAGGCGAAACTGAAGAGATGTCGTCAGACATTGCGAACCTCACTTAATTAAAGTGTATACCCTGTGAACGTCACGCTGCTCTTTGGCGAGGCGAAGCGACACGGAGATGAAATAGTTGACTACTATCGCAGTGACACATAGCGATAACAACCCATAAACAGCCAGGATTTTCGGCATAACATGCCAAAGCACCGACTGCGCGACCGGTTTCTGGTTCATATGATAGTAAAACATCTGTCCGGACCCGAGTATGACAGGCCGGCGAAACCACGAGAAAACTCCTGGTACTCAGGAGAGCCCTTGTTCAGTTATCACAATGCCTTACCGGCCCTGGAGTCCTGAGAAGCGCCGAAATGGGGATAACATCGGCAGGTTTGCAGATCAGAGATGCGAATGATGGGGAGTGCATGCACGCCAGAACGACGCGGCAGAATATTCAGAAAACGACGGTTCATTATTTCGTATCACCTCCACGCAAGCCATGACGACCCGCGACAAGCCAAAGCCATTAAATACACTGCTTAACCCGGCTGGAAGTGGCGACACAGCAGCGATGCCGTGCGCTTTTTTGATGAGCCGCGCGCGGCGTTTTATACCGATAACCGGGTGAAAAAGCAAAATAAAAAAGGCCTTCTTGCCCCATTGCCAGGAAAATTTTCCGTGACAGAGTGTGTCAGGAGACGACGCAGATCAAAAAACGCTGGCAATGAGATGAATAAGTAACCTAAAATAGCCGTCCAGATGTTAATCCGTCCAGACCGATTAACACACAGACTTCTTGTGTCCTCTTTGCGTAGCCACCGCGAAGAGAGCCGAACACAGAATTCGATTTAACCGAATTACACCAGGTGAAAATTTACTATGGCAAAACACCTTTTTACGTCCGAGTCCGTCTCTGAAGGGCATCCTGACAAAATCGCTGACCAAATTTCTGACGCTGTGCTGGATGCAATCCTCGAGCAGGACCCTAAAGCGCGCGTCGCTTGTGAAACGTACGTGAAAACCGGCATGGTGCTGGTCGGTGGCGAAATCACTACCAGCGCATGGGTGGATATCGAAGAGATCACCCGTAACACCGTGCGTGAGATCGGCTATGTTCACTCTGACATGGGCTTTGACGCTAACTCTTGCGCCGTACTGAGCGCAATCGGTAAGCAGTCTCCGGATATCAACCAGGGCGTTGACCGTGCCGATCCTCTGGAGCAGGGCGCGGGCGATCAGGGTCTGATGTTTGGCTACGCGACCAACGAAACCGACGTGCTGATGCCAGCGCCGATCACCTACGCTCACCGTCTGGTTGAACGCCAGGCTGAAGTGCGCAAAAACGGCACCCTGCCGTGGCTGCGTCCGGATGCGAAAAGCCAGGTTACCTTCCAGTACGACGATGGCAAAATCGTTGGCATTGATGCCGTGGTGCTCTCTACCCAGCACTCCGAAGATATCGATCAGACATCGCTGCAGGAAGCGGTGATGGAAGAGATCATCAAGCCGATCCTGCCGACCGAGTGGCTGAACGCTTCGACCAAATTCTTTATCAACCCGACCGGCCGCTTTGTTATCGGCGGTCCGATGGGCGACTGTGGCCTGACCGGCCGTAAAATC is a genomic window containing:
- a CDS encoding M48 family metallopeptidase, translating into MKIRPALLALGMTTLLAGCQNMDSNGFLSSGAEAFQAYTLSDAQVIALSDDACKQMDSKATIAPASSKYSQRLSKIAAALGDNINGQPVNYKVYETKDVNAFAMANGCIRVYSGLMDMMTDNEVEAVIGHEMGHVALGHVKKGMQVALGTNAVRAAAASAGGIVGSLSQSQLGALGEKLVNSQFSQRQESEADDYSYDLLRKRGINPVGLATSFEKLAKMDQGRQSSMFDDHPASEARAQHIRERMAADGIK
- the metK gene encoding methionine adenosyltransferase codes for the protein MAKHLFTSESVSEGHPDKIADQISDAVLDAILEQDPKARVACETYVKTGMVLVGGEITTSAWVDIEEITRNTVREIGYVHSDMGFDANSCAVLSAIGKQSPDINQGVDRADPLEQGAGDQGLMFGYATNETDVLMPAPITYAHRLVERQAEVRKNGTLPWLRPDAKSQVTFQYDDGKIVGIDAVVLSTQHSEDIDQTSLQEAVMEEIIKPILPTEWLNASTKFFINPTGRFVIGGPMGDCGLTGRKIIVDTYGGMARHGGGAFSGKDPSKVDRSAAYAARYVAKNIVAAGLADRCEIQVSYAIGVAEPTSIMVETFGTEKVSTEQLTLLVREFFDLRPYGLIQMLDLLHPIYKETAAYGHFGRESFPWEKTDKAALLRDAAGLK
- the speA gene encoding biosynthetic arginine decarboxylase, producing the protein MSDDISSVSPSSAGEQGALRSMQEVAMSSQEASKMLRTYNIAWWGNNYYDVNELGHISVCPDPDVPEARVDLAQLVKVREAQGQRLPALFCFPQILQHRLRSINAAFKRARESYGYNGDYFLVYPIKVNQHRRVIESLIHSGEPLGLEAGSKAELMAVLAHAGMTRSVIVCNGYKDREYIRLALIGEKMGHKVYLVIEKMSEIAIVLEEAERLNVIPRLGVRARLASQGSGKWQSSGGEKSKFGLAATQVLQLVEILRERGRLDSIQLLHFHLGSQMANIRDIATGVRESARFYVELHKLGVNIQCFDVGGGLGVDYEGTRSQSDCSVNYGLNEYANNIIWAIGDACEEHGLPHPTVITESGRAVTAHHTVLVSNIIGVERNEYTPATPPAEDAPRALQSMWETWQEMHEPGTRRSLREWLHDSQMDLHDIHVGYSSGAFSLQERAWAEQLYLNMCHEVQKQLDPSNRAHRPIIDELQERMADKMYVNFSLFQSMPDAWGIDQLFPVLPLEGLNHAPERRAVLLDITCDSDGAIDHYVDGDGIATTMPMPEYDPDNPPMLGFFMVGAYQEILGNMHNLFGDTEAVDVFVFPDGSVEVELSDEGDTVADMLEYVQLDPGKLLTQFRDQVKETGLDDALQQQFLEEFEAGLYGYTYLEDE